A region from the Rosa rugosa chromosome 6, drRosRugo1.1, whole genome shotgun sequence genome encodes:
- the LOC133717923 gene encoding protein DETOXIFICATION 34-like, with the protein METQTVPLLIIKPKSDETEDCVQVSSFEEAFSVFWKETVKLWKIAAPVAITMLFQYLIQSVTTIFVGHLGDLELSAVSLAHNVIGNISYGFLQGMAIALGTLCGQAYGAGQVGSLGIYLQRSWIVLSITSVILSSAYIYATPILMILGQDPHIANLAGKYSRKILPEMFSSTLNLSTQKFLQAQSKVGVITWMAFAALIAQTGLLHLFINVFGWGLSGAAAAYNITNWGIAIGQGVYCVFWCQEAWNTGFSWLAFKDIWVFAKLSFASCFMFCFELWYVMSVNILVGVLPNAVISLGSFSICTNFQNWELMLLVGVNAAISIRVSNELGMGHPRTAKYSVCVAVSQSLMVGIVSMIIIFITRNYIPIVFTDSEDMQRAVARLAYLLGVTMLLNSATQVLTGVAVGGGWQVMVAYINLGCYYLFGLPLAILLGFKANLGAMGLWGGMMSGSVLQILFLLILTSRTNWDNEVEQTTKRIKKWGNQEKETQNIAC; encoded by the exons atggaaacacaGACAGTACCCTTGCTGATCATCAAACCTAAATCAGATGAGACTGAAGACTGTGTGCAGGTGAGTAGCTTTGAGGAGGCCTTTTCGGTCTTTTGGAAAGAGACAGTGAAGCTGTGGAAGATTGCAGCTCCAGTTGCAATAACAATGTTGTTTCAGTACTTGATTCAATCTGTCACCACCATATTCGTAGGCCATCTCGGAGACCTTGAACTCTCTGCTGTTTCACTGGCTCACAATGTCATTGGCAACATCTCTTATGGTTTCCTG CAAGGTATGGCAATTGCATTGGGAACACTTTGTGGTCAAGCATATGGTGCAGGCCAAGTTGGTTCACTTGGTATCTATTTGCAGCGCTCATGGATTGTCCTATCCATCACTTCTGTGATCCTTTCATCAGCTTATATATATGCAACTCCAATCCTAATGATCTTAGGCCAAGACCCTCATATAGCTAATCTTGCCGGAAAATATAGCAGGAAGATTCTTCCTGAAATGTTCTCTTCTACTCTCAATTTGTCCACCCAAAAGTTCCTTCAGGCTCAAAGCAAGGTCGGCGTGATCACATGGATGGCCTTTGCAGCTCTCATTGCACAAACTGGACTTCTTCATCTCTTCATCAACGTTTTCGGGTGGGGATTAAGTGGTGCAGCTGCAGCATACAACATAACAAATTGGGGAATTGCAATTGGTCAAGGTGTGTATTGTGTGTTCTGGTGCCAAGAGGCTTGGAATACTGGATTTTCATGGTTGGCATTTAAGGACATTTGGGTTTTTGCAAAGCTTTCCTTTGCTTCGTGCTTCATGTTTTGCTTCGAGTTATGGTATGTCATGAGTGTGAACATTCTCGTTGGTGTCCTTCCAAATGCAGTGATTTCTCTTGGTTCCTTCTCTATATG CACGAACTTTCAGAATTGGGAGCTCATGTTGTTGGTTGGAGTAAATGCTGCCATAAG CATTCGAGTCTCCAATGAACTAGGGATGGGGCACCCAAGAACCGCAAAGTACTCGGTGTGTGTTGCTGTCTCGCAATCTCTCATGGTTGGGATCGTGTCCATGATTATTATCTTCATTACCAGAAACTACATTCCCATTGTCTTCACAGACAGTGAAGATATGCAACGAGCCGTTGCTCGTTTAGCATACCTTCTTGGTGTAACCATGCTTCTCAATAGTGCTACACAAGTGTTAACAG GTGTTGCTGTTGGAGGTGGATGGCAGGTGATGGTAGCTTATATAAATTTGGGTTGTTATTATTTGTTTGGTCTTCCACTTGCAATCCTTCTTGGGTTTAAAGCAAATCTAGGTGCCATG GGACTATGGGGTGGCATGATGAGTGGAAGTGTTCTTCAAATCCTGTTCCTACTGATTCTGACTTCTAGAACCAACTGGGACAATGAG GTGGAGCAAACCACAAAGCGCATAAAGAAGTGGGGGAACCAAGAAAAGGAGACTCAGAATATAGCTTGCTGA
- the LOC133718400 gene encoding uncharacterized protein LOC133718400 — protein sequence MGSSASTPRHSLLIESLRNAGIKPLETTAASCSWTLNDYINQSHVSSRWQQNGRPIPLCIEFLRSIIVEFARLESIGIKHGFIGPEHFDIDDDGRLKVVKIPPPTSLMREVTASDRTYREVIRENLVLKLLGDPNTYGAEEYRHFVQSITSINLFKNLWYHPSLQSSMEKFHFPLDAKIWLNCHDLCREWKNKWRNMSNKDRPYYKYTMEELKEKIGAYSNGFLRVVLDMETETKEKERLHEIRAEQRPEYLRKEKKQKNRVDVVTIFKIVRNITIRIVETLRKAGEEVMTQLQVVKALQELFPGFLLDLYDFLVRIDNANLGFLYVPSITASQY from the exons ATGGGATCTTCCGCAAGTACTCCTCGTCATTCTCTGCTGATCGAATCTTTGCGGAATGCTGGGATAAAACCCTTAGAAACTACTGCCGCTTCCTGTTCTTGGACGTTGAACGACTATATAAATCAGAGTCATGTTTCCTCACGATGGCAGCAAAACGGTCGTCCCATTCCTTTGTGTATTGAATTCCTTAG GTCCATTATTGTTGAATTCGCTCGATTGGAGTCCATTGGAATAAAGCATGGATTCATCGGACCTGAGCATTTCGACATCGACGACGACGGCAGACTCAAGGTCGTCAAAATTCCACCACCTACTAGTCTAATGAGAGAAGTAACGGCCAGCGATAGGACATACAGGGAAGTAATTCGAGAAAATCTGGTTTTAAAATTACTTGGCGACCCAAACACGTATGGAGCTGAAGAGTACAGGCACTTTGTTCAAAGTATAACCTCAATAAATCT GTTTAAGAACCTGTGGTATCATCCTTCATTGCAGTCATCAATGGAAAAGTTCCATTTCCCCCTTGATGCCAAGATTTGGCTTAATTGCCATGATCTTTGTCGCGAGTGGAAAAATAAGTGGAGAAACATGTCCAACAAAGATAGGCCGTATTACAAATATACTATGGAAGAGCTGAAAGAGAAGATCGGAGCTTACTCAAACGGTTTTCTTCGTGTTGTTTTGGATATGGAAACGgaaacaaaagagaaagaaagactTCATGAAATAAGAGCTGAGCAACGGCCGGAATAtttgagaaaagagaagaagcaAAAGAATAGAGTTGACGTGGTCACAATATTTAAAATAGTAAGGAATATTACCATTCGCATAGTTGAGACGCTCAGGAAAGCTGGAGAAGAAGTTATG ACTCAATTACAAGTCGTAAAAGCTCTTCAAGAATTATTCCCTGGGTTTCTCCTCGATTTGTATGATTTTCTTGTGCGCATTGACAATGCCAACTTGGGATTCCTGTATGTACCATCCATAACGGCCAGTCAGTATTGA
- the LOC133717615 gene encoding UPF0496 protein At3g49070-like — protein sequence MTQKLSARIRKFISCTASSRPIGTPNSSMGVDVTEEYANAFRTESYLDFWTRVVTLSNADSTGSKLIQMESTTAARLPSYRLFVEHLLDPDQTLITRILALTRNHPKNHALLSDYFTQTADASALCGLLLKDIDRTRVKYRSIRTTLQSLNNCLAPTTLNQLTKFSIVLSPKRIQSIQIRCSDLLKRLELTRNKTRAKLRLIGKFQTGSAIILVAVTATLSVIVVTHALALVVAAPTLIATSLDLASSRRLARMAAQLDAATKGAYIVNKDLETVSRLVARLNDELEHMRGMVQFWVERGEEDWLQAGGEVARQLKKNDCSFRQQLDELEEHLYLCFMTINRARNLVVKEILDPGQTTNSHIYHISNVVTSNYKK from the exons ATGACGCAAAAGCTTAGTGCACGCATCCGAAAATTTATTTCTTGTACTG CATCATCAAGACCCATCGGCACACCAAATTCTTCAATGGGAGTGGATGTAACAGAAGAATATGCTAATGCCTTCCGCACCGAATCGTACCTCGACTTTTGGACACGTGTCGTCACGCTATCCAATGCTGATTCCACCGGCTCCAAGCTTATTCAAATGGAGTCGACAACTGCGGCTCGGCTCCCATCCTATCGGCTCTTCGTGGAGCATCTTTTGGATCCGGATCAAACCTTGATTACTCGGATCTTGGCACTGACCCGAAACCACCCAAAGAACCATGCACTTCTATCCGACTATTTTACCCAAACCGCAGATGCTTCCGCACTGTGTGGTCTCCTACTAAAAGATATCGACCGTACACGTGTTAAATACCGTTCCATCAGAACTACACTTCAGTCTCTAAATAATTGTCTTGCTCCTACGACACTAAACCAACTAACCAAATTCTCTATTGTTTTATCTCCCAAACGAATTCAAAGTATTCAAATCAGATGCTCCGATTTGCTGAAACGGCTCGAGTTAACTCGCAATAAGACTCGAGCTAAGCTAAGGCTCATAGGCAAATTCCAAACCGGCTCGGCTATCATCTTGGTGGCAGTAACGGCTACACTAAGTGTAATTGTTGTCACGCATGCACTTGCACTAGTTGTAGCTGCACCAACTCTTATAGCAACCTCACTCGACTTGGCTTCGTCGAGGAGACTAGCTAGGATGGCGGCTCAGCTCGATGCGGCTACCAAGGGAGCTTACATAGTAAACAAGGATTTGGAGACGGTGAGCCGGCTCGTGGCTCGGCTAAACGATGAGCTTGAGCACATGCGCGGAATGGTTCAGTTTTGGGTGGAGCGCGGCGAGGAGGACTGGCTCCAAGCCGGCGGCGAAGTGGCACGCCAGCTGAAGAAAAATGATTGTAGCTTTAGGCAGCAGCTAGATGAGCTGGAGGAGCATTTGTATCTGTGTTTCATGACTATAAACCGGGCTAGAAATCTTGTAGTGAAGGAGATTCTAGATCCTGGTCAGACCACCAATTCACATATATACCACATTAGCAATGTAGTAACTAGTAACTATAAAAAATAG
- the LOC133717421 gene encoding UPF0496 protein At3g49070-like isoform X1, translating into MVMTFTLLYNLICYSSTWFFFIIFSFTISQDEMTQKLSARIRKFISCTASSRPIGTPNSSMGVDVTEEYANAFRTESYLDFWTRVVTLSNADSTGSKLIQMESTTAARLPSYRLFVEHLLDPDQTMIARILALTRNHPKNHALLSDYFTQTADASALCGLLLKDIDRTRVKYRSIRTTLQSLNNCIAPTTLNQLTKFSIVLSPKRIQSIQVRCSDLLKRLELTRNKTRAKLRLTSKFQTGSAIILVAVTTTLSVIVVTHALALVVAAPTLIATSLDLASSRRLARMAAQLDAATKGAYIVNRDLETVSRLVARLNDELEHMRGMVQFWVERGEEDWLQAGGEVARQLKKNDCSFRQQLDELEEHLYLCFMTINRARNLVVKEILDPGQTTNSHTTLAM; encoded by the exons atGGTTATGACTTTTACTCTCCTATATAACCTCATTTGTTATTCCTCAACgtggtttttttttataatatttagCTTCACAATTTCACAAGACGAAATGACGCAAAAGCTTAGTGCACGCATTCGAAAATTTATTTCTTGTACTG CGTCATCAAGACCCATCGGCACACCAAATTCTTCAATGGGAGTGGATGTAACAGAAGAATACGCAAATGCCTTCCGCACCGAATCCTACCTCGACTTTTGGACACGTGTCGTCACGCTATCCAATGCTGATTCCACCGGCTCCAAGCTTATTCAAATGGAGTCGACAACTGCGGCTCGGCTCCCATCCTATCGGCTCTTCGTGGAGCATCTTTTGGATCCGGATCAAACCATGATTGCTCGGATCTTGGCACTGACCCGAAACCACCCAAAGAACCATGCACTTCTATCCGACTATTTTACCCAAACCGCAGATGCTTCCGCCCTGTGTGGTCTCCTACTAAAAGATATCGACCGTACACGTGTTAAATACCGTTCCATCAGAACTACACTTCAGTCTCTAAATAACTGTATAGCTCCTACGACACTAAACCAACTAACCAAATTCTCTATTGTTTTATCTCCCAAACGAATTCAAAGTATTCAAGTCAGATGCTCTGATTTGCTGAAACGGCTCGAGTTAACTCGCAATAAGACTCGAGCTAAGCTAAGGCTCACAAGCAAATTCCAAACCGGCTCGGCTATCATCTTGGTGGCAGTAACGACTACACTAAGTGTAATTGTTGTCACGCATGCACTTGCACTAGTTGTAGCTGCACCAACTCTTATAGCAACCTCACTCGACTTGGCTTCGTCAAGGAGACTAGCTAGGATGGCGGCTCAGCTCGATGCGGCTACCAAGGGAGCTTACATAGTAAACAGGGATTTGGAGACGGTGAGCCGGCTCGTTGCTCGGCTAAACGATGAGCTTGAGCACATGCGCGGAATGGTTCAGTTTTGGGTGGAGCGCGGCGAGGAGGACTGGCTCCAAGCCGGCGGCGAAGTGGCACGCCAGCTGAAGAAAAATGATTGTAGCTTTAGGCAGCAGCTAGATGAGCTGGAGGAGCATTTGTATCTGTGTTTCATGACTATAAACCGGGCTAGAAATCTTGTAGTGAAGGAGATTCTAGATCCTGGTCAGACCACCAATTCACATACCACATTAGCAATGTAG
- the LOC133717357 gene encoding rRNA 2'-O-methyltransferase fibrillarin 1-like, translating to MAPPRGRGGSGGFRGGRSDGGRGRGGGRGFGDRSNSGFKPSGGRGDRGGRGRGDRGRGRGRGGRGGMKGGTKVVVEPHRHAGVFLAKGKEDALVTKNMVPGEAVYNEKRISVQQEDGTKVEYRIWNPFRSKLAAAILGGVDEIWIKPGAKVLYLGAASGTTVSHVSDLVGPTGCVYAVEFSHRSGRDLVNMAKKRTNVIPIIEDARHPAKYRMLVGMVDVIFSDVAQPDQARILALNASYFLKAGGHFVISIKANCIDCTVPAEVVFQSEVKKLQAEQFKPFEQVTLEPFERDHACVIGGYRMPKKSKAAA from the exons ATGGCACCTCCTCGAG GCCGTGGTGGTTCTGGTGGGTTCAGGGGTGGAAGGAGTGATGGAGGGAGAGGCCGAGGTGGAGGCCGTGGATTCGGTGACAGAAGTAACAGTGGTTTTAAGCCCAGTGGAGGCCGAGGTGACCGTGGTGGTCGGGGCCGTGGTGACCGCGGCCGTGGAAGAGGCCGTGGGGGCAGAGGAGGAATGAAGGGTGGAACCAAGGTTGTGGTTGAGCCCCATAGACATGCTGGGGTTTTCCTTGCTAAGGGTAAAGAAGATGCTCTTGTGACCAAGAACATGGTCCCCGGAGAAGCTGTCTACAATGAGAAGAGGATTTCCGTTCAG CAAGAGGATGGAACAAAAGTTGAGTATAGGATTTGGAACCCTTTCCGTTCCAAGTTGGCAGCTGCTATTCTTGGTGGTGTTGATGAGATCTGGATT AAACCTGGTGCCAAGGTTCTCTACCTGGGGGCTGCTTCTGGTACCACAGTCTCTCATGTCTCCGACCTTGTTGGCCCT ACTGGATGTGTCTATGCAGTGGAGTTTTCTCATAGAAGTGGCAGAGACTTGGTAAACATGGCTAAGAAGAGAACTAATGTCATACCAATTATTGAAGATGCTAGGCATCCAGCGAAATACCGTATGCTTGTTGGCATGGTTGACGTGATATTTTCTGATGTTGCACAACCCGATCAG GCCAGGATTCTAGCTTTGAATGCATCATATTTTCTTAAAGCAGGAGGGCACTTTGTCATCTCTATCAAG GCTAATTGTATCGACTGCACTGTTCCTGCTGAGGTGGTGTTCCAATCTGAGGTGAAGAAGCTGCAGGCAGAACAGTTTAAGCCTTTTGAACAAGTGACTCTTGAACCTTTTGAGCGTGATCACGCTTGTGTGATTGGTGGTTACCGCATGCCAAAGAAGTCAAAGGCTGCTGCCTAG
- the LOC133717924 gene encoding protein DETOXIFICATION 35-like codes for MVVYINLAAYYLFGLSLAIFLDFKANLGPMGLYGGIISGNALQILFLLIMTSRTNWDNEVEQTTKQKEVGKPRNKNLLIIV; via the exons ATGGTGGTTTATATAAATTTGGCTGCTTATTATTTATTTGGGCTCTCACTAGCAATCTTTCTTGACTTTAAAGCAAACTTGGGTCCAATG GGACTTTACGGTGGCATAATAAGTGGAAATGCGCTTCAGATCTTATTCCTATTGATTATGACTTCCAGAACCAACTGGGACAATGAG GTAGAGCAAACCACGAAGCAGAAAGAAGTGGGGAAGCCAAGAAATAAGAACTTGCTGATAATAGTATAA
- the LOC133717421 gene encoding UPF0496 protein At3g49070-like isoform X2, protein MTQKLSARIRKFISCTASSRPIGTPNSSMGVDVTEEYANAFRTESYLDFWTRVVTLSNADSTGSKLIQMESTTAARLPSYRLFVEHLLDPDQTMIARILALTRNHPKNHALLSDYFTQTADASALCGLLLKDIDRTRVKYRSIRTTLQSLNNCIAPTTLNQLTKFSIVLSPKRIQSIQVRCSDLLKRLELTRNKTRAKLRLTSKFQTGSAIILVAVTTTLSVIVVTHALALVVAAPTLIATSLDLASSRRLARMAAQLDAATKGAYIVNRDLETVSRLVARLNDELEHMRGMVQFWVERGEEDWLQAGGEVARQLKKNDCSFRQQLDELEEHLYLCFMTINRARNLVVKEILDPGQTTNSHTTLAM, encoded by the exons ATGACGCAAAAGCTTAGTGCACGCATTCGAAAATTTATTTCTTGTACTG CGTCATCAAGACCCATCGGCACACCAAATTCTTCAATGGGAGTGGATGTAACAGAAGAATACGCAAATGCCTTCCGCACCGAATCCTACCTCGACTTTTGGACACGTGTCGTCACGCTATCCAATGCTGATTCCACCGGCTCCAAGCTTATTCAAATGGAGTCGACAACTGCGGCTCGGCTCCCATCCTATCGGCTCTTCGTGGAGCATCTTTTGGATCCGGATCAAACCATGATTGCTCGGATCTTGGCACTGACCCGAAACCACCCAAAGAACCATGCACTTCTATCCGACTATTTTACCCAAACCGCAGATGCTTCCGCCCTGTGTGGTCTCCTACTAAAAGATATCGACCGTACACGTGTTAAATACCGTTCCATCAGAACTACACTTCAGTCTCTAAATAACTGTATAGCTCCTACGACACTAAACCAACTAACCAAATTCTCTATTGTTTTATCTCCCAAACGAATTCAAAGTATTCAAGTCAGATGCTCTGATTTGCTGAAACGGCTCGAGTTAACTCGCAATAAGACTCGAGCTAAGCTAAGGCTCACAAGCAAATTCCAAACCGGCTCGGCTATCATCTTGGTGGCAGTAACGACTACACTAAGTGTAATTGTTGTCACGCATGCACTTGCACTAGTTGTAGCTGCACCAACTCTTATAGCAACCTCACTCGACTTGGCTTCGTCAAGGAGACTAGCTAGGATGGCGGCTCAGCTCGATGCGGCTACCAAGGGAGCTTACATAGTAAACAGGGATTTGGAGACGGTGAGCCGGCTCGTTGCTCGGCTAAACGATGAGCTTGAGCACATGCGCGGAATGGTTCAGTTTTGGGTGGAGCGCGGCGAGGAGGACTGGCTCCAAGCCGGCGGCGAAGTGGCACGCCAGCTGAAGAAAAATGATTGTAGCTTTAGGCAGCAGCTAGATGAGCTGGAGGAGCATTTGTATCTGTGTTTCATGACTATAAACCGGGCTAGAAATCTTGTAGTGAAGGAGATTCTAGATCCTGGTCAGACCACCAATTCACATACCACATTAGCAATGTAG
- the LOC133718184 gene encoding uncharacterized protein LOC133718184, which translates to MQPYTRDPLYTIYESVRDLREPCETCSAIFLSPINLRRHDIVKHAQRRKPIDSTNPKEKLQAFWNTLSVEQQKEVLFVKGDAILAQVKVPDSSVKKDLEVLKDLEEFAQTYAHLIKCTSQLKTRLASKFQHEDPYLTRESNYFTAASALLEIVEAKSSRFPITVEDLFSILDKASEGTFLLGEFSSVKQSMFEKNKDDNHDIGLIDVVAYTSFILERQLLEEERNHFKLLEEKAKASYEELINEEAAERSQKAKKKKKKQPKGQRDCTCKH; encoded by the exons ATGCAACCATACACGAGAGACCCTCtatacactatttacgaaagCGTGAGAGATCTCAGGGAACCTTGTGAAACATGTTCTGCAATTTTTCTTTCACCCATCAATTTAAGGAGACATGATATAGTGAAACATGCACAGCGTAGGAAGCCAATTGATTCTACTAACCCTAAGGAAAAACTACAAGCATTTTGGAATACG CTCTCGGTTGAACAACAAAAAGAAGTTCTTTTTGTCAAAGGTGATGCTATTCTAGCTCAAGTCAAAGTTCCAGATTCTTCAGTAAAGAAGGATTTGGAAGTACTGAAGGATTTGGAAGAATTTGCTCAGACATATGCACATTTAATCAAGTGTACCTCACAACTCAAAACTCGTCTTGCTAGCAAGTTTCAACATGAAGACCCTTATCTTACTCGCGAGAGTAATTATTTCACAGCTGCTTCTGCCCTCTTG GAAATTGTCGAAGCTAAATCTTCTAGGTTTCCCATAACTGTTGAagatttgttttctattttagaTAAAGCAAGTGAAGGAACATTTCTGTTGGGTGAATTTTCATCAGTGAAGCAGTCTATGTTTGAGAAGAACAAAGATGATAATCATGATATTGGCCTTATTGACGTAGTTGCTTATACCAGCTTTATATTGGAAAGGCaattg TTAGAAGAGGAGCGTAATCATTTCAAGTTG CTGGAAGAAAAAGCTAAGGCAAGTTATGAGGAGCTGATTAACGAAGAAGCTGCAGAGAGaag tcaaaaagcaaagaaaaagaaaaagaaacagccAAAAGGTCAAAGAGATTGCACATGCAAACATTGA
- the LOC133716013 gene encoding protein DETOXIFICATION 35: MEAPLLTNGAVTDYEPVTSFKQAREVTWKETVKLWRIGGPIAFTIICNFGTNSVSTMFVGHIGNLELSAVSISLSVISTFSFGFMLGMGSALETLCGQAFGAGRVNMLGIYMQRSWIILWTTCLFLTPLYCFSAPILKLLGQDDDVADLAGTFTVYVIPQLFSLAINFPCQKFLQAQSKVIVLAWIGFIALMVHIGLLFLFIYVFDWGIYGAAIAFDITGWEIVIAELVYILGWCNEGWSGFSWLAFKDIWAFVKLSLESAVMLCLEIWYMMSIIILTGHLDNAVIALDSLSICMNVNGWEAMLFIGINAAISVRVSNELGLGRPRAAKYSVYVTVAQSLLIGIFCMVVILIAKDYFSVIFTSNAELQAAVSKLAWLLGITMVLNSVQPVISGVAIGGGWQGIVAYINLGCYYIFGLPFGFLLGYTLDMGVQGIWGGMICGTALQTLLLIIVLYRTNWNKEVEESSDRMKKWGGQDIKGETIAENNHNII, encoded by the exons ATGGAGGCGCCGCTGCTGACCAACGGAGCTGTCACGGACTACGAGCCGGTGACAAGCTTTAAGCAGGCTCGGGAGGTGACGTGGAAAGAAACAGTGAAGCTATGGAGGATTGGTGGGCCTATAGCCTTCACCATAATCTGCAACTTCGGCACCAACTCCGTCTCCACCATGTTCGTCGGCCACATCGGAAACCTTGAGCTCTCCGCcgtctctatctctctctccgtcATCAGTACCTTCTCTTTCGGCTTCATG CTTGGTATGGGAAGTGCACTAGAGACATTATGTGGTCAAGCATTTGGAGCTGGGCGAGTTAACATGCTTGGTATCTACATGCAAAGGTCATGGATCATTCTATGGACAACCTGCCTTTTCCTTACTCCACTCTATTGCTTCTCTGCCCCAATCTTAAAGCTTCTTGGCCAAGATGACGATGTAGCGGACCTGGCGGGAACATTCACCGTGTATGTGATCCCTCAGCTATTCTCACTTGCCATCAATTTCCCTTGCCAAAAGTTCCTGCAGGCACAAAGCAAGGTCATAGTTCTTGCTTGGATCGGATTCATAGCCCTAATGGTTCACATTGGActtcttttcctcttcattTACGTGTTCGATTGGGGGATATATGGTGCAGCTATAGCTTTTGACATTACAGGTTGGGAAATTGTGATTGCTGAGCTTGTTTATATACTTGGTTGGTGTAACGAAGGGTGGAGCGGGTTTTCATGGTTGGCTTTCAAAGACATTTGGGCCTTTGTAAAGCTTTCGCTTGAATCAGCTGTCATGCTTTGCCTTGAGATTTGGTATATGATGAGTATCATCATTCTTACTGGTCATCTTGACAATGCGGTCATTGCTCTTGATTCACTTTCTATTTG CATGAATGTCAATGGATGGGAAGCAATGCTGTTCATTGGAATCAATGCTGCTATTAG TGTTCGAGTTTCTAATGAACTTGGACTAGGGCGTCCGAGAGCAGCTAAATACTCAGTCTATGTGACAGTGGCTCAATCTCTGCTGATTGGAATTTTTTGCATGGTTGTTATCTTGATTGCCAAAGACTACTTCTCTGTCATCTTCACAAGCAATGCCGAATTGCAAGCAGCTGTTTCAAAGCTAGCATGGCTTCTCGGAATCACCATGGTTCTCAACAGTGTCCAGCCTGTGATTTCAG GTGTTGCTATCGGAGGTGGATGGCAAGGAATTGTGGCTTATATTAACTTGGGTTGTTATTACATTTTTGGGCTCCCATTCGGATTCCTTCTTGGTTATACACTAGACATGGGAGTGCAA GGAATTTGGGGAGGCATGATATGTGGAACAGCACTTCAAACCTTGCTGCTCATTATAGTACTTTACAGAACCAACTGGAACAAGGAG GTGGAAGAAAGTTCAGACCGAATGAAGAAATGGGGAGGTCAAGATATAAAAGGCGAGACGATAGCTGAAAATAATCATAATATTATATGA